The sequence below is a genomic window from Synechococcus sp. PCC 7335.
TTGGAGTCGGTGGGCACTTCTGGTTGAATAGCAAGCACCTCCGCGATCGCAGATGGCGGATCAATATGGTCTACTTCCGAAACAAGGGTTTCTATATCTTCCGCAGAAGCCAAACTCTCTTGAGCATCACTATCTAAAGCACCATCTTCAACGAATTCATAGTCGTACAGCGGTCGCCTGCGAGGATCCAGACTTGGATTCAGTCCTTGGCGTAATCGCTCAGTAGAAGCCCCTTCTATAGGCCGATCTTTTAGGGTCGCTGGTCGTACAGTATCAGAGGGTGCAATCCGCAGTTGATTCAACCTACTTTTTGCCCAATCACTCACTACCTCCGGTGTCAGTACAATCGGTGTCTGCTGAGAAACAGGTGTCTTTTCACGGCGCACCGTCAGCGTCTGCCAACCTAACCCCATGAGCAAAGCCACCGAAACCATCTGACCCAATAAAACAACTGGTGTCATCTGCTGCGCACCAAACCACAGAGCCGCGGCGTACAGTAGACCCAAACCACTCCACACAAAATCAGAACGGCGATGAACCTCTGGATACACAAAAGCCGCCATATAAAAGGTAAAGCTGCCTAGCCCTAGCAGCGCAGCCAAAACATTTGCGAGCATTGTCAACCGCTTACAGACCCTAACTATTGTGTCGGATCAAGGTCAATTTGACACTCATTCAGGCAGGTTTAGTCAGCGCAATTTCGATTCAGGATGGTTTTAGTGACCTGCTTCCACGGTCGTCACATCGCACCAGAATCTTTACTAAAAAGTACAAGCACTGTCTTAATAATCAGCTGAGCGTCGTACATCAGGCTCCACTTGCGCTGATACTGCAAGTCTAACCGGACCACATCCTCAAAATCAGTCACTGTAGAACGGCCATTCACCTGCCATTCGCCAGTCATTCCTGGCTTTACATTCAATCGCTGCCACTGAGAAACTTCATACTGTTCAATCTCATCTGGCGTTGGGGGGCGCGTCCCCACTAGGCTCATGTCTCCAATCAACACATTCCAAAACTGAGGAAACTCATCTAGGCTCGTACGGCGCAAAAACCTACCAATTCTAGTGACACGAGGATCGTTTTCATTTTTAAACAGTGGGCCCTCGACTTTATTAGCAACCTCTTGTTTCCTCGCCTCTGCGTCCGTCACCATCGAGCGAAATTTCCAAATCTCAAAGCGCTGGCCTAACCAAGAGCACCGAACCTGACTGAACAGAATCGGGCCCCCATCGTCTAGTTTTATGATGATGCCAATCACCACATACAAAACAGCTGTGATGGCTAGACCGACGAGCGCACCCGTAATATCCATAGCTCGCTTAGCCTTTGAGCGCACGGAAGGATGGGTTTCTGGTTGATTCTCTAATTTATTTTTGACTAGAGAAGCACGAACAGGCTCGGATTGACTAGCAGAGCAAACATCCGACTCAGCTTCTTCGACAACTTCTTTGATAGAAAAGACTTCATCCAACCCTGTCAATGACAGCGCCATCATTACCTGAGAAGGGACATTGACTAGCTGAAGCTGAGCCGATTTGGACTGACAGAGCTTGTGACAGATAACCAGCGCACCGATACCACTACTATCTATGAACTGAGTCTTTGTAAAGTCAAGTATGATTTCCTTTAACGCTGGCTGCTTCTCAAAAGCCTGCTGACAACTTTGTTCGAAGGCAACCGCTTCGACTAAAGTAAAGGCTTTGCTAAGATAAATAATTCCTACAGACTCAACTATTGCAGCGTCGAAGCTAGCCTGACTAGAAGAAGTCGTAGAGTCATCATGACTGACCATAGTTAAGATAATTTCAGTTAAGATAATTTCTGTCGATATAGCTTTGCACAGACTCTGTACTGACCTTGCTTGTATTAAACATACCCCAGCGTCCCTTCGCGCATAGATTCTATATTTTGTCTTCTTAAAATCTGCACAAGCTTATGCACAAACTTGAAAAGGTATCTGTCTTTAGTTCGTAGATTTGTTGTCAAAAATTAAGCTCCACCCGTCCGGGCATAGCAATCTCTTTCGTTCAGATACCCGCGACCTGGACAAGCTGAGCCCTGAGGGAAATCTCAACCCACTTTCGCTTGCGTATCGCCGACAGGATAGGACTACTAGCGTAGGGGCCACCACGTAACTTTGTCTCTCGTTGCTCCATACACCGCCTTCATTCCTTCTGGATCGCTGACGCGAACTAGGTCTGCTGTAGCCTCTGACTTTGTACTGGCTTTTAAAAGACCTGCCTTAGTCATTCCCTTTAGGACCTGCTCTACGGTACGGTGATTAAGTTGGCAGGCTCTAGCAATAATATCAATCGGCAAATCAAAGCTAAAGATACCGTCTTTACTAGGTTGGTTGCCTAGCGATCGCTCTTGGTAGATTAAGGCTCGTAGCAGGGCTGCTACCGCCTGAGGCGGATAGGTACTGCAGTTGAGCAAATGGTATCGAAACTTTTCTCGAAGCTCAAATAGCAGCGTGTAGCGCGCCTGAAAGTCATCACTGCTTTGATAGAGCGCTTGAATCGCAGCCTGGGGAATTTTGACGACATCCGTTGTTTTGTAAGCTTCGACTAAACTGGGAAAGCCATGATAGATCTGACCATAGCTAACGTTTAGATTCAACATCCCAAAGCAACCTCCCACATAGATTAGAGCGATCACCCGGTCGAGCGGCGCACTACGAACAATCACAGGGCCTCCACCTAGGATTACATAGAGATCATCTAGTGGTGTATCAGGTAGGTGAGCAGTGTAGATTGGGCGGCTAGCATAGAGCTTTTCTAGTACGCAGCTCGCTGGGTTTATTTGCTTAGAAAGTTCCTGAGTGTCTAATCCTCGAAACAAAAAGCAGTGCTGAGTGAGTGTGCTTATCCAACTGTCAGCAGGAGCAGCCTGTGCATTTTTCTGTGTCAATTCGATATGGCCTGCTAGAGCTTCTTCCCTATTCTGGCATGTGTCTTAAGGTGATCGCATAGCTTTATATCTAGAACTACAACCAGAGGCCAACAGGAGCAAAACTGCCACAAAACAATACAGCCGCTTCACATTGCTACGACTGTTTTGCGCCGTGAGGCCAGGTTAATCCCAAATGTGCCTGCCAAATGTGCCTGCAATTTATTCCTGCAAAGGCTTCCTATACGAAAAGTCAACCTGTGTTGCGCATTCCTGCCGCGACACCGTTGATAGTCAGCAAGGCACCGCGCAAGAGTTCACCTTTGCTATAGCGCGATCGCACCCGTCCGGTGACTGCGTCGTTGCCATACTCCCGCAAGCGCTTTAACAGAGCAACCTGCAAAAAGCTGAGTGGGACAATCGTACCATTTCGCAACTGGACCGATTTCTGCAAACTAGGATCGCCATCGAGCAGATTGGTGTGATCTGTGATGGTGAGTACAACTTCACGAGTCAAATAAAACTCAGCGGCGATCTGATCGAACATTTTTTGAAAGTCTTCGCTCTTTTCTTCGCTACTGAGCTGATTGACATAGTGCTGAGCAATTTGCAAATCCACTTTAGCTAGGGTCATCTCTACTTTTGAGATTACCATTTTGAAGAAAGGCCACTTGGCGTAGAAATAACGTAGTTGCTTAATATGCTCTGTCGGCTGTGCGTCAATAAATTCTTTGAGAGCTGTGCCCACGCCGTACCAGGACGGCAGCAAGAACCGAGTTTGCGTCCAGCTAAATACCCATGGAATTGCTCTAAGGCCGTCTAGATTCTTTTTACCGCCACGGCGAGCCGGGCGCGAGCTGATCTGTAGCTGGCTAATCTCTTGAATCGGAGTAACCTGATGAAAGAATTCAACTAGATCGGGCTGTTCATAGATGAGGGCACGATAGTGCTGACGCGATCGCACCGCTAGCTCTTCCATGATTTCGTTCCAAGCCTCAATCCCATCAAAGCTGCTACCTAGTACACTGCCTTGAATAACCGCCGTAGTGACAGTCTCTAGGTTATACAGCGCCAAGTCAGGCAGATTGTATTTAGAGGCAAGGACTTCCCCCTGTTCAGTAATTTTTATTCGACCATCGACGCTGCGCCCCGGCTGTGCCAGAATCGCCTCGTATGCAGGGCCACCACCACGACCCACAGAACCACCCCGACCGTGAAAAATTCGCAGTGCTATGCTGTACCCTTCTGCCAAAGCTTGCAGAGCCTGCTGCGCCTTGTGTATCTCCCAGTTGCTGCTTAGAAATCCTGAATCTTTGTTGCTATCAGAATAACCCAGCATCACCTCTTGCAAGGCTGTTTCTGCCTCATCTGGTTTGGCCTTTACGACCTCCATCGCCTCATAGCCACCTTGTAACATGGCTCGATATAAGGGCAGCTCCCACAGCTGTTTCATCACCTTCGGGGCACGACGCAAGTCTTCAACCGTTTCAAATAGCGGCACGATCTTAAGTGCGCCTATCCCGGTTGTTGGATCAAATAAGCCTGCTTCTTTGGCTAGCAGCGCCACCTCTAACAAGTCGCTAGCCGTATGGCTCATACTGATGATGTAGCTTTGACAAATACTATGACCAAACTCACGGTGAAGCTTGCGAACCATTCGAAAAGTAGCAATGGTTTCACTGGCCTTGTCGGAAAAAGGTAACTCGCCTGGGATCAGTGGCCTGCGGGTACTAAGTTCTCTAATTAGCCAATCTGTTTTCTCAGCTTCATCTAGGTCGTTATAGGGCTTGTCAAGCAGTCCTAGGTAATCAGTCACCTCACCAATCGTGTCAGAATGGCGGGTGCTCTCTTGGCGAATGTCTAGCTGAGCTAGGTTAAAGCCGTAGATTTCAACTTGAGCAATCAGCTCTTCAAGCTCTCGACAAACCATGTTAGTTTCTTTCAAGTTTGTCTGTATCAGCTTCAGCTCATAAAGAAAGTCTTCTCCAAATCGATAGAGCCGACCGCTTGAAAGTTCACTGTCTAGGTTAGTTTCTCTTTCTTGTAAATAGTCACCGTTGTACAGCTTCTTTGATCTTTCTAAGGTATTGATTAAGCGCTGTTCGATGTAGGCTAACTTCAGTCGGTACGGCTCTTGACGATAGCGGATAGCCAGCTCTTCATAGATTTCTGGCATTTGGGTTTGATCTTTCTCTAACGATTCGAGCAATTCAGATAAAATCTCGCTCCAGTGCAAAGAAAGGCTAAGGCGCTGAGTTAAATTTTGCACAGAGGCAATATATTTACCGAGCACCATGTTGCGCTGATAGTTAGCAGTTTTCCAGGTGACCTGCGGTGTAACTGATGGGTTGCCATCGCGATCACTACCTACCCACGAACCAAATCGACAGAAGCCATGCTGAGGGGGTCTCAAGCTTGGAAAAGTGCCTTCAAGGGCTCGGCAAATTCTTTGACGTAGCTGCGGTAGTGTATCGAATAGAACCACATCAAAGTAGTGCAGCGTAAACTCCACTTCATCTAATACTGAAGGTTTGAACTGATGAAGCTCATCTGTGCGCCACCAAAGGCGAATCTCTTCAACTAGCTGCTTTTGGAGTGCCTGAATTTCCCAAGACGAAGCCAAGCTAAGTGCGCGCGCACCTTCTTCTTCTCTATCTAGCTGGCGCAAGATCTCCGAAATTCGTCGCTGCTTGTCCCGGATGGTATGGCGCACAATTTCTGTAGGGTGCGCCGTGAAGACTAAGCGTACATCTAGCTGATCCAACAATCGCTGGATCATTTTTGGTGGAACATTTAGCCGCTTGAGAGTAGGAAACAGCCAATAGAACGTACCCACATCTCTAAGGCTGTCTGCAGTCCGAATAGTCTCAGCGACAGCGCTTTGTCCGTTGAAGCCATTAGCACTTTGAGAAGCCTGCTGGCTAGCGTCTGCGTCATTGTAATCTGCTGCTGCGTAGTCTTCTATAGAATGACCTGCCGCAATCTCGGCTTCTTCGTAAGCAGCACGGTACTGCTGCTGCTGTCCACGCTGCTCATAGTGCTGCTCAACGATATTAATCAGCTGAAAATAAAGGGCGAATGCTCTAGCCATCTTAATAGCATCGCTCAGTTCTAGTTCTTCAATCAGTTGAAGAACAGGCGAAGCATTAGCGGCATTTGCCTGTCCGTCAGGGGCACATAGCCGACGTAGACGGGTCAATAAAGCCACTAAACTCGGTCCACACTCATCCTCTAAAACCGACGCCCAGGTTTCTTCGACGCTTTTTAGTCGACGGCGTAGGAGCCGATCATGAGTAGCCACAGCCGGAACTGCGGGTTTAAGATCTGATGCGTTCTTTAGCGTCGTGGGCATTGGTCCTTTCTGGATATCTAACATTGAAGATAGGGGCCATTTGAATGAGAGCAGCGAATCTATTGATAGTAAAAATCTCTTTATTCAATCCTAAATTCGCTCAAATGTGCTCACGAGTATAGTGAGCATTCGACATGATTGTATGAGGTTTAGGGGCACTGTGGGAGAGGGGTTCTTAAACACATGTTGTGACATGACCATTTGTTTCCAAGTGTCTATAGCAACATTTATCACTTACTGTCGCTTGCCGATCTTGATTCGTTACCGATGGGTTCTGCTTAGCCTC
It includes:
- a CDS encoding Ycf66 family protein, whose protein sequence is MLANVLAALLGLGSFTFYMAAFVYPEVHRRSDFVWSGLGLLYAAALWFGAQQMTPVVLLGQMVSVALLMGLGWQTLTVRREKTPVSQQTPIVLTPEVVSDWAKSRLNQLRIAPSDTVRPATLKDRPIEGASTERLRQGLNPSLDPRRRPLYDYEFVEDGALDSDAQESLASAEDIETLVSEVDHIDPPSAIAEVLAIQPEVPTDSKRTQPIESGSTMIEEGVATEIERESETTHQKIEPERVAPKVKSARAEDSDIKESNTEAVDKDWFEDAVDDWDNDLEAKVGETAPDRVSVVRSPQKPSLLAVPIILFGWIRDVARSLTQAKPSKPVIEIPRRDSSLGPNESKAEHTTEDEAEAEAEDFSKRRFDDDDDGDWID
- a CDS encoding anti-sigma factor antagonist (This anti-anti-sigma factor, or anti-sigma factor antagonist, belongs to a family that includes characterized members SpoIIAA, RsbV, RsfA, and RsfB.); its protein translation is MVSHDDSTTSSSQASFDAAIVESVGIIYLSKAFTLVEAVAFEQSCQQAFEKQPALKEIILDFTKTQFIDSSGIGALVICHKLCQSKSAQLQLVNVPSQVMMALSLTGLDEVFSIKEVVEEAESDVCSASQSEPVRASLVKNKLENQPETHPSVRSKAKRAMDITGALVGLAITAVLYVVIGIIIKLDDGGPILFSQVRCSWLGQRFEIWKFRSMVTDAEARKQEVANKVEGPLFKNENDPRVTRIGRFLRRTSLDEFPQFWNVLIGDMSLVGTRPPTPDEIEQYEVSQWQRLNVKPGMTGEWQVNGRSTVTDFEDVVRLDLQYQRKWSLMYDAQLIIKTVLVLFSKDSGAM
- the ppc gene encoding phosphoenolpyruvate carboxylase, with translation MPTTLKNASDLKPAVPAVATHDRLLRRRLKSVEETWASVLEDECGPSLVALLTRLRRLCAPDGQANAANASPVLQLIEELELSDAIKMARAFALYFQLINIVEQHYEQRGQQQQYRAAYEEAEIAAGHSIEDYAAADYNDADASQQASQSANGFNGQSAVAETIRTADSLRDVGTFYWLFPTLKRLNVPPKMIQRLLDQLDVRLVFTAHPTEIVRHTIRDKQRRISEILRQLDREEEGARALSLASSWEIQALQKQLVEEIRLWWRTDELHQFKPSVLDEVEFTLHYFDVVLFDTLPQLRQRICRALEGTFPSLRPPQHGFCRFGSWVGSDRDGNPSVTPQVTWKTANYQRNMVLGKYIASVQNLTQRLSLSLHWSEILSELLESLEKDQTQMPEIYEELAIRYRQEPYRLKLAYIEQRLINTLERSKKLYNGDYLQERETNLDSELSSGRLYRFGEDFLYELKLIQTNLKETNMVCRELEELIAQVEIYGFNLAQLDIRQESTRHSDTIGEVTDYLGLLDKPYNDLDEAEKTDWLIRELSTRRPLIPGELPFSDKASETIATFRMVRKLHREFGHSICQSYIISMSHTASDLLEVALLAKEAGLFDPTTGIGALKIVPLFETVEDLRRAPKVMKQLWELPLYRAMLQGGYEAMEVVKAKPDEAETALQEVMLGYSDSNKDSGFLSSNWEIHKAQQALQALAEGYSIALRIFHGRGGSVGRGGGPAYEAILAQPGRSVDGRIKITEQGEVLASKYNLPDLALYNLETVTTAVIQGSVLGSSFDGIEAWNEIMEELAVRSRQHYRALIYEQPDLVEFFHQVTPIQEISQLQISSRPARRGGKKNLDGLRAIPWVFSWTQTRFLLPSWYGVGTALKEFIDAQPTEHIKQLRYFYAKWPFFKMVISKVEMTLAKVDLQIAQHYVNQLSSEEKSEDFQKMFDQIAAEFYLTREVVLTITDHTNLLDGDPSLQKSVQLRNGTIVPLSFLQVALLKRLREYGNDAVTGRVRSRYSKGELLRGALLTINGVAAGMRNTG